In Bacillus sp. FJAT-45037, the following are encoded in one genomic region:
- a CDS encoding YusW family protein yields MKKMRAIIVLVAVLLMISACATDDNVVESPTGNQEEDNVVMDESEESADTGDETGDGTDNGMDPETYAFTHFELEVEYANDQEIDIDYENESDGMEAKYENDFEGIDLRGDEAMQELDPYFSQLTFDQSTPDNEVIEQVISVFNLEPDYEEFELEVTFEDGTKKAYKS; encoded by the coding sequence ATGAAAAAGATGAGAGCAATAATAGTTTTGGTAGCCGTTTTACTGATGATAAGTGCCTGTGCAACAGATGACAATGTGGTAGAGTCTCCAACAGGTAATCAAGAAGAAGATAATGTCGTTATGGATGAGTCTGAAGAAAGTGCTGATACTGGAGATGAAACGGGCGATGGGACAGATAATGGCATGGACCCAGAAACTTATGCTTTTACGCACTTTGAGTTAGAAGTGGAGTATGCAAACGACCAAGAAATAGACATTGATTATGAGAATGAATCAGATGGTATGGAAGCTAAATATGAAAATGACTTTGAAGGAATAGACTTACGTGGTGATGAAGCGATGCAAGAGCTTGATCCTTACTTCTCTCAACTCACCTTTGATCAATCAACACCTGATAATGAAGTGATCGAGCAAGTGATTTCGGTATTTAATCTTGAGCCAGACTATGAGGAGTTTGAGTTAGAAGTAACGTTTGAAGATGGGACAAAGAAAGCGTATAAATCATAA
- a CDS encoding ABC transporter ATP-binding protein, with translation METFKRLKRFYWPYKGYFIWSLVALLGVTGMTVMYPIILQYTIDHAVLAGNYDLIPYLVGGLVVVMAIKGVTVYIHQYLGDLFGITAVHKLRNSLYEKLQYLPFRYYDNAKTGDLMSRLTGDVETFRFFLSFGCAQLVNFVLLVVLSMGVMFYYSVPLTLVTMAMLPFLAIVVWKFDKRVHPGFQGIRKSLARLNTKVQENISGVHTVKALSQESEEITRFDQTNDDYKQKHLDISKIWGNYFPLMEFIGNLSAVFLLAFGGYLVIQGSLQPGELVAFFSLVWYIIGPIMNLGFIINMFSQSKASGERLLEILDEDERLDGLQEERGDRLIGEVTFEKVNLHYGEKESASLHDLTFQVEQGQTIGLVGATGSGKSSIAQLITRFYGKSAGNLLIDGKPIEEYALSHLRENIGVVMQETFLFSSTIRDNLAYGKPDASLDDIVAAAKRADAHEFIVELPDGYDTVLGERGLGLSGGQKQRIAIARAILMDPSILILDDATSAVDMQTEVKIQRAFREVMKGRTTFIIAHRISSVKHADTILVLEQGKIIERGTHEELLLNKNGMYRRIYDIQNQDQEYVLQQA, from the coding sequence GTGGAAACGTTCAAACGGTTAAAACGCTTTTATTGGCCGTATAAAGGTTACTTTATTTGGTCGCTCGTTGCCTTGTTAGGTGTAACGGGAATGACTGTCATGTACCCAATTATTTTACAATATACGATTGACCATGCCGTCTTAGCTGGAAACTATGATTTAATTCCTTATTTGGTCGGTGGGTTGGTTGTGGTCATGGCGATAAAAGGAGTAACGGTTTATATTCATCAATACTTAGGAGACTTATTTGGTATTACAGCCGTTCATAAGCTACGTAATTCATTATACGAGAAACTACAATATTTACCGTTTCGTTATTATGATAATGCAAAAACAGGAGACTTAATGTCACGCTTAACAGGAGATGTTGAGACGTTCCGTTTCTTCTTATCTTTCGGGTGTGCGCAGTTAGTCAACTTTGTCTTGCTAGTTGTATTAAGTATGGGTGTGATGTTTTATTACTCTGTTCCGCTAACACTCGTTACGATGGCCATGTTACCATTTTTGGCCATTGTTGTTTGGAAATTTGATAAACGCGTTCATCCTGGTTTTCAGGGGATTCGAAAATCACTCGCTAGGCTAAATACAAAGGTTCAAGAAAATATAAGCGGTGTGCATACGGTGAAAGCACTCTCGCAAGAAAGTGAAGAAATTACTCGTTTTGATCAAACAAATGATGACTACAAGCAGAAGCATTTAGATATCTCGAAAATCTGGGGGAATTACTTCCCGTTGATGGAGTTCATCGGCAATCTATCCGCGGTGTTTTTGCTCGCATTTGGAGGATATTTGGTTATACAAGGAAGCTTGCAGCCTGGGGAGTTAGTCGCTTTCTTCAGCTTGGTCTGGTATATCATTGGCCCGATTATGAACTTAGGTTTCATCATTAATATGTTCTCTCAATCAAAGGCATCGGGGGAACGTTTGTTAGAAATTTTAGATGAAGATGAACGTTTAGACGGGTTGCAAGAAGAACGAGGCGATCGACTAATTGGAGAAGTAACGTTTGAGAAAGTAAATCTACATTATGGAGAAAAAGAAAGTGCTTCGCTACATGATTTGACCTTTCAAGTGGAACAAGGACAAACGATTGGGTTAGTTGGAGCGACAGGGTCTGGAAAATCAAGTATCGCTCAATTAATTACGAGATTTTATGGTAAAAGTGCAGGGAACCTTCTTATTGATGGAAAGCCTATTGAAGAGTATGCATTGTCTCACTTACGTGAAAACATTGGCGTTGTCATGCAGGAAACGTTCTTGTTCTCTTCAACAATTCGAGATAATTTGGCGTATGGAAAACCTGATGCATCGCTGGATGACATCGTCGCTGCAGCTAAACGTGCTGATGCTCATGAATTTATCGTAGAATTACCAGATGGCTACGATACAGTGTTAGGGGAGCGAGGACTCGGATTATCGGGTGGACAGAAACAACGGATCGCTATTGCTCGTGCCATTTTGATGGATCCTAGTATTCTCATATTAGATGATGCAACAAGTGCAGTTGATATGCAAACAGAAGTAAAGATCCAGCGTGCTTTTCGTGAAGTTATGAAGGGACGGACGACATTCATTATTGCGCATCGGATCTCATCTGTGAAGCATGCTGATACAATTTTAGTATTAGAACAAGGAAAGATTATTGAGCGTGGAACGCATGAAGAACTTCTTCTAAATAAAAATGGAATGTATCGCAGAATTTATGATATTCAAAACCAAGATCAGGAATATGTGCTGCAACAAGCATAA
- a CDS encoding ABC transporter ATP-binding protein has translation MQHTEKKARFHYSTEQIIEKPFNWMQMIRLLGYMKPYAKTLLPKTIFMMILATAVRLTVPIFIGVYALDRAIETNNLTLVYTYAGIILALYVVAYVANVFRIRWMNELGQYVIFDIRQALFKHIQRLSHRFFDKRSGGSILVRVINDVNSMQDLFTNGVVNLLMDIVMLVGIVIILFTLSPELAIMILIVLPIMFFISTKLRRNIRRSWQTVRVRQSKLNSHLNESIQGIRVTQAYSQEKENMEFFNRVNTDNFESWKNATKMNAMFRPFVEMASAIGAVVLIWYGAHLYQTGAVTIGVFVSFAFYLGMFWEPISRLGQVYNQLLVGMASSERIFEFLDEKPSVPEKKDARVLQDVRGEMGFHGVEFSYDEKRKALKEVNLTFKAGQTIALVGHTGSGKSTIVNLMSRFYDPTKGKVTLDGVDLRDLKLDDLRANVSYVLQDTFIFAGTIMDNIRFGQPSATDEEVIHAAKAIGAHAFIDRLKKGYDTEVEEKGNVLSVGERQLLSFARALLADPKILILDEATASIDTETELKIQAGLKKLLHNRTAIMIAHRLSTIRDADQIFVLDHGDVMEEGTHEQLMEKQGIYFKLVQSQYAAMIEE, from the coding sequence ATGCAACATACAGAGAAAAAAGCTAGATTTCATTATTCAACGGAACAAATTATTGAAAAGCCGTTTAACTGGATGCAAATGATTCGATTACTTGGCTACATGAAGCCTTATGCTAAAACGTTGTTACCGAAGACTATCTTTATGATGATCTTGGCAACGGCTGTGCGGCTAACGGTTCCTATATTTATTGGTGTATACGCACTAGATCGAGCAATTGAAACGAATAATCTTACACTTGTGTACACGTATGCTGGAATCATTCTTGCTCTATACGTAGTCGCCTATGTCGCAAATGTTTTCCGCATTCGCTGGATGAATGAGTTAGGTCAATACGTTATCTTCGACATTAGACAGGCGCTGTTTAAACATATTCAACGATTATCCCATCGTTTCTTTGACAAGCGTTCAGGGGGATCGATTCTTGTTCGGGTAATTAATGATGTCAACTCGATGCAAGATTTATTCACAAACGGAGTAGTTAATTTACTCATGGACATTGTAATGCTTGTAGGGATTGTCATTATTTTATTTACTCTAAGTCCTGAGTTAGCCATTATGATTTTGATTGTTTTACCAATCATGTTCTTTATCTCAACCAAATTACGCCGTAACATCCGTCGTTCTTGGCAAACGGTTCGAGTACGTCAGTCGAAATTAAACTCACATTTAAATGAAAGCATCCAAGGTATACGCGTCACTCAAGCATATTCGCAAGAAAAAGAAAACATGGAATTCTTTAATAGAGTGAACACAGATAACTTTGAAAGCTGGAAAAACGCAACAAAAATGAATGCGATGTTTCGTCCGTTCGTTGAGATGGCAAGTGCAATTGGGGCGGTTGTCCTCATTTGGTACGGGGCCCATCTTTATCAAACCGGCGCTGTGACGATTGGTGTATTTGTCTCATTTGCGTTTTATCTCGGAATGTTTTGGGAACCAATTTCAAGACTTGGGCAAGTGTATAACCAGTTATTAGTTGGAATGGCCTCATCTGAACGTATTTTTGAATTTCTTGATGAAAAGCCTTCAGTTCCAGAGAAGAAAGATGCACGCGTTCTCCAAGATGTAAGAGGAGAAATGGGCTTTCATGGGGTAGAATTCTCTTATGATGAGAAACGTAAAGCTTTAAAAGAAGTCAACCTCACGTTTAAGGCAGGTCAAACAATTGCATTAGTAGGGCATACAGGATCAGGGAAATCGACCATTGTCAATTTGATGAGTCGATTCTATGATCCAACGAAGGGGAAAGTAACATTAGACGGGGTTGATCTTCGCGATTTAAAATTAGATGATCTCAGAGCAAATGTTAGTTATGTACTCCAAGATACGTTTATCTTTGCAGGGACTATCATGGATAATATTCGGTTTGGTCAACCGAGTGCAACCGACGAAGAAGTCATTCATGCAGCTAAGGCGATTGGAGCGCATGCATTTATTGATCGGCTGAAAAAAGGGTATGATACCGAGGTCGAAGAGAAAGGAAACGTTCTATCAGTAGGGGAGCGTCAGTTACTCTCTTTTGCTAGAGCTTTGTTGGCAGACCCTAAAATATTGATCCTGGATGAGGCAACTGCAAGTATTGATACGGAGACAGAATTAAAGATTCAAGCAGGACTAAAGAAGCTTTTGCATAATCGAACCGCGATCATGATTGCCCATCGGTTATCAACGATTCGTGATGCCGATCAGATTTTTGTGCTTGACCATGGAGATGTAATGGAAGAAGGGACACACGAGCAATTAATGGAAAAGCAAGGAATATATTTCAAGCTTGTTCAATCACAATATGCTGCGATGATTGAAGAATAA